From the genome of Triticum aestivum cultivar Chinese Spring chromosome 3B, IWGSC CS RefSeq v2.1, whole genome shotgun sequence, one region includes:
- the LOC123070130 gene encoding CTP synthase isoform X2 gives MKYVLVTGGVVSGLGKGVTASSIGVVLKACGLRITSIKIDPYLNTDAGTMSPFEHGEVFVLDDGGEVDLDLGNYERFLDIKLTRDNNITTGKIYQSVIDKERKGEYLGKTVQVVPHITNAIQDWIERVAMIPVDGMGGPADVCVIELGGTIGDIESMPFIEALGQFSYRVGPGNFCLVHVSLVPVLNVVGEQKTKPTQHSVRGLRGLGLTPNILACRSTKELEENVKEKLSQFCHVPAANIVTLYDVSNIWRIPLLLRDQKAHEAILKVLNLESFPREPKLDEWVARATMFDTLQDTVRIAMVGKYTGLSDSYLSVLKALLHASVYCHRKLVVDWVASTDLEDSTKIEAPDAYKAAWNLLKSADGILVPGGFGDRGVQGKILAAKYARENNVPYLGICLGMQMAVVEFARHVMNLPHANSTEFDPNAKTPCVIFMPEGSKTHMGGTMRLGSRRTFFKVADCKSAKLYGNADYVDERHRHRYEVNPDMVPEFENAGLKFVGKDESDRRMEIIEIPNHQYFVGAQFHPEFKSRPAKPSPLFVGLIAASSGQLDKVLQGCSNGHVIPGKHQFSNGPYTPAAHQNTNGHAKKLANVGC, from the exons ATGAAGTACGTGCTGGTCACCGGTGGTGTTGTGAGCGGCCTCGGCAAGGGCGTCACGGCCAGCAGCATCGGCGTCGTCCTCAAGGCGTGCGGTCTCCGCATTACGTCCATCAAGATCG ATCCTTACCTCAACACTGATGCTGGGACTATGTCCCCGTTCGAGCACGGTGAAGTGTTTGTGTTAGATGATGGTGGCGAG GTGGACTTGGATCTTGGGAATTATGAGAGGTTTCTTGATATTAAACTCACCCGGGACAATAATATAACTACTGGAAAGATCTACCAG TCTGTTATTGACAAGGAGAGGAAAGGGGAATACCTGGGAAAGACTGTCCAG GTTGTGCCACACATTACAAATGCCATACAAGACTGGATCGAGCGTGTTGCTATGATACCTGTGGATGGCATGGGCGGACCAGCTGATGTCTGTGTGATCGAACTGGGTGGAACAATTG GTGATATTGAATCTATGCCATTTATTGAAGCTTTGGGTCAATTCTCGTATCGTGTTG GACCTGGTAACTTCTGTTTGGTGCATGTCAGTCTTGTTCCAGTTCTGAATGTTGTTGGTGAACAG AAAACCAAGCCGACTCAACACAGTGTGCGTGGTTTAAGGGGACTTGGCCTCACCCCAAATATTTTAGCTTGTCGCAGTACAAAG GAACTGGAAGAAAATGTGAAAGAGAAACTCTCCCAGTTCTGCCATGTGCCG GCAGCAAAcattgtcactctgtatgatgtttccaatatttggCGTATTCCTTTGTTGCTACGG GACCAAAAGGCGCATGAAGCTATTCTTAAAGTTCTGAACCTTGAAAG CTTTCCTCGTGAGCCAAAGTTGGATGAATGGGTTGCAAGAGCTACTATGTTTGACACCCTTCAGGATACT GTACGCATTGCTATGGTTGGAAAGTACACTGGTCTATCTGATTCCTATCTCTCTGTGTTGAAA GCCCTCTTGCATGCTTCAGTTTATTGCCACAGAAAGCTTGTTGTTGATTGGGTTGCTTCTACAGACCTTGAGGActctaccaaaattgag gcaCCTGATGCTTACAAAGCAGCTTGGAATTTATTGAAG AGTGCTGATGGCATTTTAGTACCTGGTGGCTTTGGAGATAGAGGCGTTCAAGGAAAAATTCTGGCTGCTAAGTATGCCCGTGAAAACAATGTACCATATCTTGGTATATGTCTTGGAATGCAGATGGCTGTCGTAGAGTTTGCTAGGCATGTCATGAATCTCCCTCATGCGAACAGCACTGAATTTGACCCCAATGCCAAGACCCCATGTGTTATTTTTATGCCTGAG GGTTCCAAAACACATATGGGTGGCACAATGCGCCTAGGATCAAGGAGGACATTCTTCAAGGTTGCTGATTGCAAGTCAGCTAAATT GTATGGAAATGCGGACTATGTCGATGAGAGGCACCGGCACAGATATGAG GTGAATCCTGATATGGTGCCAGAATTTGAAAACGCTGGACTTAAGTTTGTTGGCAAAGATGAGAGTGACAGGAGAATGGAG ATAATCGAGATACCCAATCACCAGTATTTCGTTGGCGCACAGTTTCATCCTGAATTCAAGTCAAGACCTGCGAAACCTTCTCCACTATTTGTTG GCCTAATCGCCGCCTCATCTGGGCAATTGGACAAAGTGCTGCAGGGCTGCTCCAATGGCCATGTGATTCCTGGCAAACATCAATTCAGCAATGGTCCATACACGCCGGCTGCACACCAAAACACAAACGGGCATGCGAAGAAGCTTGCCAATG TTGGTTGTTGA
- the LOC123070130 gene encoding CTP synthase isoform X1, with protein sequence MKYVLVTGGVVSGLGKGVTASSIGVVLKACGLRITSIKIDPYLNTDAGTMSPFEHGEVFVLDDGGEVDLDLGNYERFLDIKLTRDNNITTGKIYQSVIDKERKGEYLGKTVQVVPHITNAIQDWIERVAMIPVDGMGGPADVCVIELGGTIGDIESMPFIEALGQFSYRVGPGNFCLVHVSLVPVLNVVGEQKTKPTQHSVRGLRGLGLTPNILACRSTKELEENVKEKLSQFCHVPAANIVTLYDVSNIWRIPLLLRDQKAHEAILKVLNLESFPREPKLDEWVARATMFDTLQDTVRIAMVGKYTGLSDSYLSVLKALLHASVYCHRKLVVDWVASTDLEDSTKIEAPDAYKAAWNLLKSADGILVPGGFGDRGVQGKILAAKYARENNVPYLGICLGMQMAVVEFARHVMNLPHANSTEFDPNAKTPCVIFMPEGSKTHMGGTMRLGSRRTFFKVADCKSAKLYGNADYVDERHRHRYEVNPDMVPEFENAGLKFVGKDESDRRMEIIEIPNHQYFVGAQFHPEFKSRPAKPSPLFVGLIAASSGQLDKVLQGCSNGHVIPGKHQFSNGPYTPAAHQNTNGHAKKLANGVANGTYYPNGNGVHA encoded by the exons ATGAAGTACGTGCTGGTCACCGGTGGTGTTGTGAGCGGCCTCGGCAAGGGCGTCACGGCCAGCAGCATCGGCGTCGTCCTCAAGGCGTGCGGTCTCCGCATTACGTCCATCAAGATCG ATCCTTACCTCAACACTGATGCTGGGACTATGTCCCCGTTCGAGCACGGTGAAGTGTTTGTGTTAGATGATGGTGGCGAG GTGGACTTGGATCTTGGGAATTATGAGAGGTTTCTTGATATTAAACTCACCCGGGACAATAATATAACTACTGGAAAGATCTACCAG TCTGTTATTGACAAGGAGAGGAAAGGGGAATACCTGGGAAAGACTGTCCAG GTTGTGCCACACATTACAAATGCCATACAAGACTGGATCGAGCGTGTTGCTATGATACCTGTGGATGGCATGGGCGGACCAGCTGATGTCTGTGTGATCGAACTGGGTGGAACAATTG GTGATATTGAATCTATGCCATTTATTGAAGCTTTGGGTCAATTCTCGTATCGTGTTG GACCTGGTAACTTCTGTTTGGTGCATGTCAGTCTTGTTCCAGTTCTGAATGTTGTTGGTGAACAG AAAACCAAGCCGACTCAACACAGTGTGCGTGGTTTAAGGGGACTTGGCCTCACCCCAAATATTTTAGCTTGTCGCAGTACAAAG GAACTGGAAGAAAATGTGAAAGAGAAACTCTCCCAGTTCTGCCATGTGCCG GCAGCAAAcattgtcactctgtatgatgtttccaatatttggCGTATTCCTTTGTTGCTACGG GACCAAAAGGCGCATGAAGCTATTCTTAAAGTTCTGAACCTTGAAAG CTTTCCTCGTGAGCCAAAGTTGGATGAATGGGTTGCAAGAGCTACTATGTTTGACACCCTTCAGGATACT GTACGCATTGCTATGGTTGGAAAGTACACTGGTCTATCTGATTCCTATCTCTCTGTGTTGAAA GCCCTCTTGCATGCTTCAGTTTATTGCCACAGAAAGCTTGTTGTTGATTGGGTTGCTTCTACAGACCTTGAGGActctaccaaaattgag gcaCCTGATGCTTACAAAGCAGCTTGGAATTTATTGAAG AGTGCTGATGGCATTTTAGTACCTGGTGGCTTTGGAGATAGAGGCGTTCAAGGAAAAATTCTGGCTGCTAAGTATGCCCGTGAAAACAATGTACCATATCTTGGTATATGTCTTGGAATGCAGATGGCTGTCGTAGAGTTTGCTAGGCATGTCATGAATCTCCCTCATGCGAACAGCACTGAATTTGACCCCAATGCCAAGACCCCATGTGTTATTTTTATGCCTGAG GGTTCCAAAACACATATGGGTGGCACAATGCGCCTAGGATCAAGGAGGACATTCTTCAAGGTTGCTGATTGCAAGTCAGCTAAATT GTATGGAAATGCGGACTATGTCGATGAGAGGCACCGGCACAGATATGAG GTGAATCCTGATATGGTGCCAGAATTTGAAAACGCTGGACTTAAGTTTGTTGGCAAAGATGAGAGTGACAGGAGAATGGAG ATAATCGAGATACCCAATCACCAGTATTTCGTTGGCGCACAGTTTCATCCTGAATTCAAGTCAAGACCTGCGAAACCTTCTCCACTATTTGTTG GCCTAATCGCCGCCTCATCTGGGCAATTGGACAAAGTGCTGCAGGGCTGCTCCAATGGCCATGTGATTCCTGGCAAACATCAATTCAGCAATGGTCCATACACGCCGGCTGCACACCAAAACACAAACGGGCATGCGAAGAAGCTTGCCAATGGTGTAGCGAATGGAACATACTATCCCAATGGGAATGGTGTCCATGCCTAG